A single window of Ananas comosus cultivar F153 linkage group 24, ASM154086v1, whole genome shotgun sequence DNA harbors:
- the LOC109728883 gene encoding metacaspase-1-like, producing the protein MLMLIDCSRCRTPLQLPAGARCLRCVVCGAVTYVAAAAADGPPPPPSPSPDRSNNYGFGATAPPWGPSQPPPSPHGRKRAVICGIAYRNTRNELRGSITDAAYMKHLLVNRFKFPEPSIVVLTDDQTDPYRIPTKHNIRMAMYWLVQGCQPGDSLVFHYSGHGSQQRNYTGDEIDGFDETLCPLDFQTQGMIVDDEINATIVRPLPSGVKLHAFVDACHSGTVLDLPFLCRMNRSGQYVWEDHRPRSGTWKGTSGGEVISFSGCADNQTSADTSAFSRVTASGAMTYCFILAIEKGHGTTYGSILNYIRSTIRSTGDAISGGPITTLLSMLLTGGSPLGGLRQEPQLTSNEPFDVYMKPFSL; encoded by the exons ATGCTGATGCTGATAGACTGCTCCCGCTGCCGCACGCCGCTGCAGCTGCCGGCGGGGGCGCGCTGCCTGCGCTGCGTCGTCTGCGGCGCCGTCACctacgtcgccgccgccgcggccgacgGCCCCCCTCCCCCGCCATCGCCCTCCCCTGATCGTTCCAATAATTATGGCTTCGGCGCCACCGCCCCTCCGTGGGGGCCTTCGCAGCCCCCGCCCAGCCCCCACGGGCGGAAGAGGGCAGTGATCTGCGGCATCGCCTACCGGAACACCCGGAACGAGCTCAGGGGCTCCATCACCGACGCCGCCTACATGAAGCACCTCCTCGTCAACCGCTTCAAGTTCCCCGAACCCTCTATCGTCGTGCTCACGG atgACCAAACTGATCCATATAGAATACCAACCAAACATAATATAAGGATGGCAATGTATTGGCTCGTGCAAGGATGCCAACCAGGAGACTCTTTGGTATTCCACTACTCTGGTCATGGTTCACAGCAGAGAAACTATACCGGCGATGAGATTGATGGTTTTGATGAGACCCTTTGTCCGTTGGACTTTCAAACACAAGGAATGATTGTTGACGATGAGATCAACGCGACCATCGTCAGACCGCTTCCTAGTGGGGTTAAGCTTCATGCTTTTGTTGATGCTTGCCACAGTGGCACTGTGCTGGATTTACCTTTCCTTTGCAGAATGAATAg GAGCGGCCAATATGTATGGGAGGACCATCGGCCCCGTTCTGGAACCTGGAAAGGTACCAGCGGCGGAGAAGTGATCTCCTTTAGTGGTTGTGCTGACAATCAAACCTCTGCTGATACCTCA GCATTTTCGAGGGTCACCGCATCAGGTGCCATGACCTATTGCTTTATTCTGGCGATTGAGAAGGGTCACGGCACCACATACGGAAGCATACTAAACTACATTCGATCGACCATCAGAAGCACTGGAGATGCCATCAGCGGAGGCCCCATAACGACTCTTCTCTCCATGTTGTTAACCGGAGGTAGTCCACTTGGAGGACTGAGGCAG GAGCCACAGTTGACGTCCAACGAACCCTTCGACGTTTACATGAAGCCATTCTCTCTATGA